The nucleotide window GGATCAGCTACCAGGAACTAAATTGAGACCCTGGTTCCttgaaagttcctgcagtcgagaACCGGGGGAGGGATGACCTTACAGAGTCTCAAAGACTACTATCTATCAGCACAGATAAGACCACTGATGCTCTGGTGCAACCAAGAATATGTCAGTGCATTAGATTTTCTTCAGATACATGGGTCAGTGTATTTGTTGCTCTGTGACCCGTATAGATAGAACATACAACTGTAGCTACTTCCTTCTaattcattcttcttcttattattctaattactattattattattgttattattattatcttacattcattctattttatttactaTTCTACTTTGAAGTGTTTACTCCCTTTTTCcacgccataagaacagtttcttcccccaggctgtcactctgatgaacactaaaacataacagtgtcatacctgtcagataaaaacactctctgtaaataaacaatgtatatttttattattcaactATCACCTACTATactcttttaatgtaaaactacctctgcactgctcaccactgcactattatcatattagtgatgcctatttgttgttctttttgtgtttatagttgatgttattattatatttatatttgtatgtcttatttttATGCCTtatacaaagagagcacagtttactaaagtcaaattccttgtgttcaagcatatctggccaataaagctgattctgattctgacttgtaaaaaataaagtgtaTCAGAGCTGTTGTGTATCTTGTATCCTAACAAgtgtttgaaaaattaaaagttcctgctgttgaaaaacACCTGAAGACATCTGACAGAAGTAAAAATGGATCTCTTTATTTGAAACAGGATTTAAATGAAACAGGATGAGTGAGtatattttcctttttgctgttcagtgtttaaaatgttaatatttctgTTCTTCTTGTTTAATGAGTTGAAATAATTCAGTTCAGAtggtaacattaaaaaaaggtctCAAAGTTTTCCATGTAGAGAAATGTTATATGTTGTGCGAGtgtgacaaagagagagaccaGAGAGTCGTTTTGGTCATGAGAGGCTGTTTTTATTGATCCTCAGGTCATCATCAGAGagtacaagaaaaataaatattgatccCATGAACATGAAACAATATCCCAGCGTGACGGTAACATACAGAGGAGTTCTCTTTTTTACAATATAGAGCGGCTGGCCGGGTCAGAGTGAAGTAAAcggctgcagaggaggaagaggaagaagaggaggaggagttagtCTCTCTTCTTAGGGAACGCTGCTTTCACCAGCTCGTACACGACGTATCCGGCTCCTGGAGGATAAACGTTTAAAGATGATTCAATTAATCtggttattttaatttttacacattaaatacaaaagattaaattaaactatttatgtgatgttttttttttaaaggaaaacaaaaaaaggagagaagtgAAAAAATGAGTTAATGAAAAAAGTCTAAATCAATTAATgaaaaaaactaataataataatttagagtaatttaaaaattaaataaatgagaaaaaaaagaaaaataattaaattataataaaacaaacaacaattataataattaaaaataaaaataaataagagaaaaaatagaaaaataattcaaatacaataaaataaaaaaaatttttttttaaataaataaatatgaaaggtAAAAACAATTATGATAATAACAAAAACGAACAAAAACTCAGATTTGTATCAACAATTCTAATTTTCTATATTTACAGTTTAGAGAGTTTAGGATCATGTGGATTTAAAATAAAGGAGGTAAAAGTTCTTGATGCGTTGTTATGTAGAGGAGGGTTTCCTCACCCAGGACGGTGAGCGCCATCGTTGTCCTGTACAGCAGAGCGTCGACTCCGCCTCCTTTTAGGTGAACCGGCATGCCGTTATCCTcctgcaggacagagagagagacgtgacGGGAAAGTTACAACATTGAAACCTCAAATTACAAAAACCATGACCCCATTTCCTCCTCAACACGTGTCAGAAACTGAGTACTCTCAGATTCTAAATCCTTAAAACATAAACGTCCAGACAGAACAAGAAGCTTCTCTTGTGCTTCATTTAACTACAAAGGTTTCAGTGTCATCTCCCGGTATAAAACACACTCGACTTCCCGCTGTCACATCCCTTTTATCCTACCTACCCGTCTAAAGACACGTCCCTCTTAGCCTACCTCCCCGTCTAAAGACACGTCCCTCTTAGCCTACCTACCCGTCTAAAGACACATCCCTCTTAGCCTACCTCCCCGTCTAAAGACACGTCCCTCTTAGCCTACCTACCCGTCTAAAGACACGTCCCTCTTAGCCTACCTCCCCGTCTAAAGACACGTCCCTCAGTGCAAAACTATCAAACTGAGCACTAAAACATGTCAATGATAAAAGCTATGATATCAAACTTAATCCTACACCCCCCCTTaaactaaatcacaacaaataaaggacttaaaggaaaataaagaggTACATGAAGCGACAGAATCACCTCCcagtttatatttttaaagataaacatgaCAGTTCCTACTAAAAAcacttactgtagctttaatgcCTTAAAGGGAATAAGCCCATCCTCCTGAAACTCTCTCAGCGACACCGTTAGACAAGTCTTAATCTGACCTAATCACATACATACTTTTCTCTGCTCTGAATACTCACTGGAGCAACAAATGTGGATTAATCTGCAGCTGAAATTAGTCCCAAAAGAAGCAcaatttctccttttctttcatgaAACTGCAGGAAATAAGTGTTTGAGGATATCAGTGACACTATTTctaaaacatttcatttgtaaactctttttttaagatgtgCATCTTCTTCAGAAACTGATTTAATGATGGTAAAGACTGTCTGAGCCGTCTTTATGTGAGATTTAACCACCAAAGAAAAGAGTTTGAGTCTTTTTTGGa belongs to Notolabrus celidotus isolate fNotCel1 chromosome 13, fNotCel1.pri, whole genome shotgun sequence and includes:
- the LOC117823611 gene encoding cytochrome c oxidase subunit 7A2, mitochondrial produces the protein MNRHIFALQQVARRTISSSARRQVDNKVPQKQKLFQEDNGMPVHLKGGGVDALLYRTTMALTVLGAGYVVYELVKAAFPKKRD